Proteins from one Triticum aestivum cultivar Chinese Spring chromosome 7A, IWGSC CS RefSeq v2.1, whole genome shotgun sequence genomic window:
- the LOC123147491 gene encoding uncharacterized protein isoform X2: protein MTAPEILEVRCAGCGETLEVEQGMTEFACPGCAMPQALPPELMPRPPPRPRRALPLHHGGGVRDQMQCGGCGAVLAVPRGLRRITCPLCASDLVADGDRLRLHQAGVQVISPAAADPIAPTSLRRSEEEPRSQAIHVGQVQVGRYNKPIHFEQEREPSFARSVHEESTISPRSNPKIAVHVRCAEDAPVDQLFHRDESHIKLPNGTVPRHGFKKKGDLSASPGSICAERIVLDHPSKVSNALRSQGGPSIHSFHTEEVHGRHQSNIIGNHENQKARHASVASIVEQEIVKAPSYTASGKQVHTESHGNTTGRNQKRKRSSWTTGGKRKKKHMGSGKELHPKCSKYSAAQPEYTPNSNTVQEPVSSPDENEFNPADVDRIISNLYPTSLSQKQAPRAGSHDLDNIDATLLPVSRDHGISLVNNVSRCHCQCSEDAMGALANRSFNSEQEHEIPQGSSNGICPHGKNGAQGQQIQDDSHPVQVEVECHHNKAAGQHKSVANGCMHSPNERDYIENRSRTGILQQVAVATACCHPTPSPQLTTTCLPSTTIPSVTRSSVHRSPPHCEPPETIHSQDTHAAGTGYMKSKVRKGRGPAKLTEPRRVADRPVLTPTNVDTWDIDPPCPKVASTITLLLKQWHPGSTYMMACQQTNEVHPEQLVLHFHQYHSDRRAIILDEFLRRYKWAPGREAECLKLFNRRTARQFTGLLCDEKRKARVKLFASRKVKGASDATKSNGQSNFDNKGAREKSKLPRRDPAGVGVGHEDDDPLQWKQFPPEWMLPKWWEMLCEHWASEENLQFSALMRKNRFTGGSARHTAGSRSITMHRKLMMIENGGKPVSEVELFNKTHKHGGGKGEFVTEKARRTVEAFQRRLEEAGDTELDPHVVWSEEVGGRHRGRYYGLPGIIDKARIGHLSKSIPSSLGQKRKQMFTQDQVQEMINHATRQMNETWENRFRSLEKSMRGMASSDISQHASAAGPGAEDGEASHEHTSDSTDDGINPQKMTAGGIVVNRI from the exons ATGACGGCACCGGAGATCCTGGAGGTGCGGTGCGCCGGCTGCGGCGAGACGCTGGAGGTGGAGCAGGGGATGACGGAGTTCGCCTGCCCCGGCTGCGCCATGCCGCAGGCCCTCCCGCCGGAGCTaatgccgcggccgccgccgcggccgcgccgCGCCCTGCCGCTCCACCACGGCGGGGGAGTTAGGGACCAGATGCAGTGCGGCGGATGCGGCGCTGTGCTTGCCGTGCCGCGGGGCCTCCGGCGCATCACCTGCCCGCTGTGCGCCTCCGACCTCGTAGCCGACGGCGACCGCCTCCGGCTGCATCAAGCCGGCGTACAGGTCATTTCGCCTGCGGCCGCCGATCCTATCGCGCCCACGTCCCTGCGTCGGTCGGAG GAAGAACCCAGAAGCCAAGCGATTCACGTGGGACAGGTGCAAGTAGGAAGGTACAATAAGCCAATCCATTTTGAGCAGGAACGTGAACCCTCTTTTGCTCGTTCAGTTCATGAAGAGTCAACCATTTCACCCAGATCAAACCCAAAGATAGCAGTTCATGTGCGATGTGCAGAAGATGCACCTGTTGATCAGTTATTTCATAGAGATGAGTCACACATTAAATTACCCAATGGAACTGTTCCCAGGCATGGTTTTAAGAAGAAAGGTGATCTATCTGCTAGTCCTGGATCCATTTGTGCAGAGAGGATAGTGCTGGACCATCCTAGTAAGGTCAGCAACGCACTGCGATCACAAGGTGGGCCTTCCATTCATTCATTTCATACAGAGGAGGTACATGGGCGGCATCAAAGTAACATCATTGGAAATCATGAAAACCAGAAAGCTAGACATGCTTCAGTGGCTAGTATTGTGGAGCAGGAAATAGTAAAGGCTCCGAGTTACACTGCTTCTGGAAAACAGGTGCATACTGAGTCGCATGGTAACACAACTGGACGGAATCAGAAGAGGAAAAGGAGCAGCTGGACTACTGGTGGGAAGCGCAAGAAAAAACATATGGGCTCAGGCAAAGAGCTTCATCCTAAATGTAGTAAGTATTCAGCTGCCCAGCCAGAATATACTCCAAATAGCAATACTGTTCAGGAGCCAGTTTCTTCCCCGGATGAAAATGAGTTTAATCCTGCAGATGTTGACAGAATAATTTCCAATCTTTACCCTACTTCATTATCTCAGAAGCAGGCACCTCGAGCGGGATCACACGACTTGGACAACATTGATGCAACCTTGCTTCCTGTCTCTAGAGATCATGGTATATCTCTAGTGAACAATGTTTCACGGTGCCACTGTCAATGCTCAGAAGATGCTATGGGTGCTCTTGCTAACCGGAGTTTCAATTCAGAACAAGAGCATGAGATTCCTCAGGGAAGTTCCAATGGGATTTGCCCTCATGGTAAAAATGGCGCACAAGGGCAACAGATACAAGATGACAGTCATCCTGTGCAGGTGGAAGTTGAGTGTCACCACAACAAAGCTGCGGGACAACACAAGAGTGTAGCAAATGGCTGCATGCATTCGCCAAATGAGAGGGACTATATTGAAAACCGGTCTCGCACTGGTATTCTCCAGCAGGTGGCTGTAGCTACTGCCTGCTGTCATCCTACCCCATCACCGCAGTTGACTACTACCTGCTTGCCCAGTACCACTATTCCTTCTGTCACAA GATCATCAGTTCATCGATCACCACCGCATTGCGAACCACCAGAAACTATCCATTCCCAG GATACTCATGCTGCTGGCACAGGGTATATGAAATCTAAAGTGCGCAAGGGGAGGGGCCCTGCAAAACTCACTGAACCACGTAGGGTAGCTGACAGGCCTGTGCTGACTCCGACTAATGTGGA CACATGGGATATCGATCCTCCTTGTCCCAAGGTGGCCTCTACCATCACTTTACTTCTCAAGCAGTGGCACCCAGGGTCAACTTACATGATGGCTTGTCAGCAAACAAATGAAGTGCACCCAGAACAATTGGTTCTCCACTTTCACCAGTATCATTCGGATAGAAGGGCTATCATCTTGGATGAGTTCCTT CGCCGTTACAAGTGGGCCCCTGGGCGGGAAGCAGAGTGCCTGAAGCTATTCAACCGCAGAACAGCCAGACAGTTTACTGGGCTCCTGTGTGATGAGAAGCGAAAGGCTAGAGTGAAGTTGTTTGCGTCAAGGAAAGTGAAAGGAGCTTCGGATGCTACCAAGTCCAATGGACAGTCAAATTTTGATAACAAGGGTGCTAGAGAAAAGTCGAAGCTGCCGCGCAGAGACCCAGCAGGTGTAGGTGTAGGGCACGAGGATGACGACCCTCTTCAGTGGAAGCAGTTCCCCCCTGAATGGATGCTGCCGAAGTGGTGGGAGATGCTATGTGAGCACTGGGCTTCAGAAGAAAATTTGCAGTTCTCTGCCCTGATGAGGAAGAATCGTTTCACAGGAGGCTCCGCCCGGCACACAGCAGGCTCCCGGAGCATAACCATGCATCGCAAACTTATG ATGATAGAGAATGGTGGGAAGCCAGTATCAGAAGTTGAACTATTTAATAAGACCCATAAACATGGCGGCGGTAAGGGGGAATTTGTTACCGAGAAAGCAAGGCGAACCGTG GAGGCCTTCCAGCGGCGTTTAGAGGAGGCAGGTGATACTGAACTAGACCCCCATGTTGTATGGTCGGAGGAGGTAGGGGGCCGTCACCGAGGGAGGTACTATGGACTTCCTGGTATCATTGACAAAGCCCGGATAGGCCACTTGTCAAAGTCCATCCCAAGTTCTTTAGGTCAAAAGAGAAAGCAGATGTTCACACAGGATCAGGTGCAGGAGATGATCAATCACGCCACACGGCAGATGAATGAAACTTGGGAGAACAGGTTTCGGTCTTTGGAAAAGAGTATGCGGGGCATGGCGTCATCAGATATTTCACAG CATGCTTCAGCAGCTGGACCTGGGGCTGAGGATGGCGAGGCATCACACGAG CATACATCGGATTCTACTGACGATGGAATCAATCCGCAGAAGATGACAGCGGGGGGCATAGTGGTGAATAGGATTTAG
- the LOC123147491 gene encoding uncharacterized protein isoform X1, translating into MTAPEILEVRCAGCGETLEVEQGMTEFACPGCAMPQALPPELMPRPPPRPRRALPLHHGGGVRDQMQCGGCGAVLAVPRGLRRITCPLCASDLVADGDRLRLHQAGVQVISPAAADPIAPTSLRRSEEEPRSQAIHVGQVQVGRYNKPIHFEQEREPSFARSVHEESTISPRSNPKIAVHVRCAEDAPVDQLFHRDESHIKLPNGTVPRHGFKKKGDLSASPGSICAERIVLDHPSKVSNALRSQGGPSIHSFHTEEVHGRHQSNIIGNHENQKARHASVASIVEQEIVKAPSYTASGKQVHTESHGNTTGRNQKRKRSSWTTGGKRKKKHMGSGKELHPKCSKYSAAQPEYTPNSNTVQEPVSSPDENEFNPADVDRIISNLYPTSLSQKQAPRAGSHDLDNIDATLLPVSRDHGISLVNNVSRCHCQCSEDAMGALANRSFNSEQEHEIPQGSSNGICPHGKNGAQGQQIQDDSHPVQVEVECHHNKAAGQHKSVANGCMHSPNERDYIENRSRTGILQQVAVATACCHPTPSPQLTTTCLPSTTIPSVTRSSVHRSPPHCEPPETIHSQDTHAAGTGYMKSKVRKGRGPAKLTEPRRVADRPVLTPTNVDILTCTGSTWDIDPPCPKVASTITLLLKQWHPGSTYMMACQQTNEVHPEQLVLHFHQYHSDRRAIILDEFLRRYKWAPGREAECLKLFNRRTARQFTGLLCDEKRKARVKLFASRKVKGASDATKSNGQSNFDNKGAREKSKLPRRDPAGVGVGHEDDDPLQWKQFPPEWMLPKWWEMLCEHWASEENLQFSALMRKNRFTGGSARHTAGSRSITMHRKLMMIENGGKPVSEVELFNKTHKHGGGKGEFVTEKARRTVEAFQRRLEEAGDTELDPHVVWSEEVGGRHRGRYYGLPGIIDKARIGHLSKSIPSSLGQKRKQMFTQDQVQEMINHATRQMNETWENRFRSLEKSMRGMASSDISQHASAAGPGAEDGEASHEHTSDSTDDGINPQKMTAGGIVVNRI; encoded by the exons ATGACGGCACCGGAGATCCTGGAGGTGCGGTGCGCCGGCTGCGGCGAGACGCTGGAGGTGGAGCAGGGGATGACGGAGTTCGCCTGCCCCGGCTGCGCCATGCCGCAGGCCCTCCCGCCGGAGCTaatgccgcggccgccgccgcggccgcgccgCGCCCTGCCGCTCCACCACGGCGGGGGAGTTAGGGACCAGATGCAGTGCGGCGGATGCGGCGCTGTGCTTGCCGTGCCGCGGGGCCTCCGGCGCATCACCTGCCCGCTGTGCGCCTCCGACCTCGTAGCCGACGGCGACCGCCTCCGGCTGCATCAAGCCGGCGTACAGGTCATTTCGCCTGCGGCCGCCGATCCTATCGCGCCCACGTCCCTGCGTCGGTCGGAG GAAGAACCCAGAAGCCAAGCGATTCACGTGGGACAGGTGCAAGTAGGAAGGTACAATAAGCCAATCCATTTTGAGCAGGAACGTGAACCCTCTTTTGCTCGTTCAGTTCATGAAGAGTCAACCATTTCACCCAGATCAAACCCAAAGATAGCAGTTCATGTGCGATGTGCAGAAGATGCACCTGTTGATCAGTTATTTCATAGAGATGAGTCACACATTAAATTACCCAATGGAACTGTTCCCAGGCATGGTTTTAAGAAGAAAGGTGATCTATCTGCTAGTCCTGGATCCATTTGTGCAGAGAGGATAGTGCTGGACCATCCTAGTAAGGTCAGCAACGCACTGCGATCACAAGGTGGGCCTTCCATTCATTCATTTCATACAGAGGAGGTACATGGGCGGCATCAAAGTAACATCATTGGAAATCATGAAAACCAGAAAGCTAGACATGCTTCAGTGGCTAGTATTGTGGAGCAGGAAATAGTAAAGGCTCCGAGTTACACTGCTTCTGGAAAACAGGTGCATACTGAGTCGCATGGTAACACAACTGGACGGAATCAGAAGAGGAAAAGGAGCAGCTGGACTACTGGTGGGAAGCGCAAGAAAAAACATATGGGCTCAGGCAAAGAGCTTCATCCTAAATGTAGTAAGTATTCAGCTGCCCAGCCAGAATATACTCCAAATAGCAATACTGTTCAGGAGCCAGTTTCTTCCCCGGATGAAAATGAGTTTAATCCTGCAGATGTTGACAGAATAATTTCCAATCTTTACCCTACTTCATTATCTCAGAAGCAGGCACCTCGAGCGGGATCACACGACTTGGACAACATTGATGCAACCTTGCTTCCTGTCTCTAGAGATCATGGTATATCTCTAGTGAACAATGTTTCACGGTGCCACTGTCAATGCTCAGAAGATGCTATGGGTGCTCTTGCTAACCGGAGTTTCAATTCAGAACAAGAGCATGAGATTCCTCAGGGAAGTTCCAATGGGATTTGCCCTCATGGTAAAAATGGCGCACAAGGGCAACAGATACAAGATGACAGTCATCCTGTGCAGGTGGAAGTTGAGTGTCACCACAACAAAGCTGCGGGACAACACAAGAGTGTAGCAAATGGCTGCATGCATTCGCCAAATGAGAGGGACTATATTGAAAACCGGTCTCGCACTGGTATTCTCCAGCAGGTGGCTGTAGCTACTGCCTGCTGTCATCCTACCCCATCACCGCAGTTGACTACTACCTGCTTGCCCAGTACCACTATTCCTTCTGTCACAA GATCATCAGTTCATCGATCACCACCGCATTGCGAACCACCAGAAACTATCCATTCCCAG GATACTCATGCTGCTGGCACAGGGTATATGAAATCTAAAGTGCGCAAGGGGAGGGGCCCTGCAAAACTCACTGAACCACGTAGGGTAGCTGACAGGCCTGTGCTGACTCCGACTAATGTGGA CATATTGACTTGTACTGGCAGCACATGGGATATCGATCCTCCTTGTCCCAAGGTGGCCTCTACCATCACTTTACTTCTCAAGCAGTGGCACCCAGGGTCAACTTACATGATGGCTTGTCAGCAAACAAATGAAGTGCACCCAGAACAATTGGTTCTCCACTTTCACCAGTATCATTCGGATAGAAGGGCTATCATCTTGGATGAGTTCCTT CGCCGTTACAAGTGGGCCCCTGGGCGGGAAGCAGAGTGCCTGAAGCTATTCAACCGCAGAACAGCCAGACAGTTTACTGGGCTCCTGTGTGATGAGAAGCGAAAGGCTAGAGTGAAGTTGTTTGCGTCAAGGAAAGTGAAAGGAGCTTCGGATGCTACCAAGTCCAATGGACAGTCAAATTTTGATAACAAGGGTGCTAGAGAAAAGTCGAAGCTGCCGCGCAGAGACCCAGCAGGTGTAGGTGTAGGGCACGAGGATGACGACCCTCTTCAGTGGAAGCAGTTCCCCCCTGAATGGATGCTGCCGAAGTGGTGGGAGATGCTATGTGAGCACTGGGCTTCAGAAGAAAATTTGCAGTTCTCTGCCCTGATGAGGAAGAATCGTTTCACAGGAGGCTCCGCCCGGCACACAGCAGGCTCCCGGAGCATAACCATGCATCGCAAACTTATG ATGATAGAGAATGGTGGGAAGCCAGTATCAGAAGTTGAACTATTTAATAAGACCCATAAACATGGCGGCGGTAAGGGGGAATTTGTTACCGAGAAAGCAAGGCGAACCGTG GAGGCCTTCCAGCGGCGTTTAGAGGAGGCAGGTGATACTGAACTAGACCCCCATGTTGTATGGTCGGAGGAGGTAGGGGGCCGTCACCGAGGGAGGTACTATGGACTTCCTGGTATCATTGACAAAGCCCGGATAGGCCACTTGTCAAAGTCCATCCCAAGTTCTTTAGGTCAAAAGAGAAAGCAGATGTTCACACAGGATCAGGTGCAGGAGATGATCAATCACGCCACACGGCAGATGAATGAAACTTGGGAGAACAGGTTTCGGTCTTTGGAAAAGAGTATGCGGGGCATGGCGTCATCAGATATTTCACAG CATGCTTCAGCAGCTGGACCTGGGGCTGAGGATGGCGAGGCATCACACGAG CATACATCGGATTCTACTGACGATGGAATCAATCCGCAGAAGATGACAGCGGGGGGCATAGTGGTGAATAGGATTTAG